The following proteins are co-located in the Bosea sp. AS-1 genome:
- a CDS encoding Gfo/Idh/MocA family oxidoreductase: MSEANPVLAALGRPIRLGILGGAPPSMIGPAHRMAAALDGRFTLVAGMMSSRPERSRREGRAIGLAEERCYGTLDEMLSQEKERADGIEALAIITPNDSHTGFCKAAFAAGLDVMVEKPLCNDLAEARELAALARESGVAVALTHTYSGYPMLREMRARILAGEIGAVRLVQVDYLAGGNATLVEATPDGAARWRLNPTISGPSLVLGDIGTHAHHLVGFVTGEPMASVSAEVGTLVPGRKVHDIAQIRFRLTGGARGRIDVSNAAAGMSNAFTIRVFGETGHLAWNHGAPNELQQGKLNGDIVLIGAGRPDLSVAARDATRLSRPGHPEGMIEAIANLYSGFADLILARRGLAPATEMARLTPSIEDGVAGLAFVMACLDSSAAGGVSTPLSSSL, encoded by the coding sequence ATGAGTGAAGCCAACCCCGTTCTGGCCGCCCTGGGACGACCGATCCGTCTCGGCATCCTCGGCGGCGCGCCGCCCTCGATGATCGGGCCGGCACACCGCATGGCTGCGGCACTCGACGGCCGCTTCACCCTCGTCGCCGGCATGATGTCGTCCAGGCCCGAGCGCTCGCGCCGCGAGGGGCGCGCCATCGGCCTCGCCGAGGAACGCTGCTACGGCACACTCGACGAAATGCTGTCACAAGAGAAGGAGCGCGCGGACGGCATCGAGGCCCTCGCGATCATCACACCCAACGACAGCCACACCGGCTTCTGCAAGGCGGCCTTTGCGGCCGGCCTCGACGTCATGGTCGAGAAGCCGCTGTGCAATGACCTCGCGGAGGCGCGAGAACTTGCCGCGCTGGCGCGCGAAAGCGGCGTCGCGGTCGCGCTGACCCATACTTATTCCGGCTATCCGATGCTGCGCGAGATGCGGGCGCGTATCCTGGCTGGCGAGATCGGAGCCGTGCGGCTCGTGCAGGTCGACTACCTCGCCGGGGGTAATGCCACGCTGGTCGAGGCGACGCCCGATGGCGCTGCACGCTGGCGCCTCAATCCAACGATCAGCGGCCCCTCGCTCGTCCTCGGCGATATCGGCACCCATGCCCACCATCTCGTCGGCTTCGTGACCGGCGAGCCGATGGCGAGCGTCTCGGCCGAGGTCGGGACGCTGGTTCCCGGCCGCAAGGTTCATGACATTGCGCAGATCCGCTTCAGGCTCACCGGTGGGGCTCGCGGCCGTATCGATGTGAGCAATGCCGCCGCCGGGATGTCCAACGCCTTCACCATCCGCGTCTTCGGCGAGACCGGCCATCTCGCCTGGAACCACGGCGCTCCGAACGAGCTGCAGCAAGGCAAGCTCAACGGCGACATCGTTCTGATCGGCGCCGGCCGTCCCGATCTCTCTGTTGCGGCGCGAGACGCGACGAGACTGTCGCGTCCGGGCCACCCGGAGGGCATGATCGAGGCGATCGCCAATCTCTACAGCGGTTTCGCGGATCTCATCCTGGCGCGGCGCGGCCTTGCTCCCGCAACCGAGATGGCGCGCCTGACGCCTTCCATCGAGGACGGCGTCGCCGGGCTCGCCTTCGTCATGGCGTGCCTCGACAGCTCCGCTGCCGGCGGGGTCTCCACTCCCCTCTCTTCCAGCCTCTAG
- a CDS encoding hydroxyacid dehydrogenase yields the protein MTRPIVLLDPHPRRAGSIFDPEQMRRLQAMAEIVTEHIDGRLPAALVDAALPRVSAVLGQTDLPAERIAQAPHLKAVINVEGNFLPNVDATACSARGIEILSVAPVFAVPVAEMALGLALDLARGITAGDRAMREGREAYGRLGCAGSVLLSRVTIGLVGFGNLGRALRRLLEGFRSDILVHDPWLPASAIAEEGCRACGLDELLGASDAVFLLAGATKDNPGFIDAGALARMRDGAILVLASRAAIVDFPALLAEAGRLRVATDVFPEEPVPADDPVRRSSMLLSSHRAGGIPAAFHDMGERILDDLALILRGLPPVRLQRANLQTMMQMRSKPGREGAEPRSSGRN from the coding sequence ATGACGCGCCCCATCGTTCTGCTGGATCCGCATCCGCGACGGGCCGGCTCGATCTTCGATCCGGAGCAGATGCGCCGGCTGCAGGCGATGGCCGAGATCGTGACGGAGCATATCGACGGGCGATTGCCGGCTGCGCTGGTCGATGCGGCGCTGCCGCGCGTCAGCGCCGTGCTGGGGCAGACCGACCTGCCGGCCGAGCGGATCGCGCAGGCGCCCCATCTGAAGGCGGTCATCAATGTCGAGGGCAATTTCCTGCCCAATGTCGATGCCACCGCCTGCTCCGCGCGCGGCATCGAAATCCTCTCCGTCGCGCCGGTCTTCGCCGTGCCGGTCGCCGAGATGGCGCTGGGCCTGGCGCTCGATCTGGCCCGCGGCATCACCGCAGGCGACCGTGCGATGCGCGAAGGCCGGGAGGCCTATGGCCGCTTGGGCTGTGCCGGCTCGGTCCTCCTGTCGCGAGTGACGATCGGTCTTGTCGGCTTCGGCAATCTCGGCCGGGCGCTGCGCCGCCTGCTCGAGGGCTTTCGGTCGGACATTCTGGTCCATGATCCCTGGTTGCCTGCTTCCGCGATCGCGGAGGAGGGATGCCGGGCTTGTGGGCTCGATGAATTGCTCGGCGCCAGCGATGCCGTCTTTCTCCTTGCGGGGGCGACGAAGGATAATCCCGGCTTCATCGATGCGGGAGCGCTGGCGCGGATGCGCGACGGCGCCATTCTGGTGCTGGCGAGTCGCGCCGCCATTGTCGACTTTCCCGCGCTGCTCGCCGAGGCCGGGCGACTTCGGGTCGCGACCGACGTCTTTCCCGAGGAGCCTGTTCCTGCCGACGACCCCGTCCGGCGCTCGTCGATGCTGCTATCCTCGCATCGAGCCGGCGGCATCCCGGCCGCTTTCCACGACATGGGCGAACGTATCCTCGATGATCTCGCCCTGATCCTGCGCGGCCTGCCGCCGGTGCGGCTGCAGCGTGCGAATCTTCAGACGATGATGCAGATGCGCAGCAAGCCGGGGCGGGAAGGGGCGGAGCCACGCTCATCGGGCCGGAATTAG
- a CDS encoding SDR family oxidoreductase produces the protein MATIVITGCDTGLGVEFARQYAAEGNKVYATCLDPGTALETRAIPGDVEVLKLDMTDHADIAALSATLAGRPVDILLNNAGIGRPHPPFGETDYANWRRILETNLIGPMKLAETLVENVAASELKIMAFVSSRMGSIALNQSGGSYAYRSSKAGLNMVVKGLAVDLAPRHISVIALHPGWAATEPGGRVPVAESVAGMRGVLHRAGRHHTGIFQTYHDQPLPW, from the coding sequence ATGGCAACGATCGTGATCACCGGCTGCGACACGGGCCTCGGCGTCGAATTCGCCAGGCAATACGCCGCCGAGGGGAACAAGGTCTATGCGACCTGCCTCGACCCCGGGACCGCGCTGGAAACCCGCGCCATCCCCGGCGATGTCGAGGTTCTTAAGCTCGACATGACCGATCATGCCGACATTGCCGCGCTCAGCGCAACGCTGGCCGGGCGACCTGTCGACATCCTCCTGAACAATGCCGGCATCGGTCGGCCGCACCCGCCCTTCGGCGAGACCGACTATGCCAATTGGCGGCGCATTCTCGAAACCAACCTGATCGGCCCCATGAAGCTCGCGGAAACGCTGGTCGAGAATGTCGCTGCGAGCGAGTTGAAGATCATGGCCTTCGTCTCCAGCCGGATGGGGTCGATCGCGCTGAACCAGAGCGGCGGCTCCTACGCCTACCGATCCAGCAAGGCGGGGCTCAACATGGTGGTGAAGGGCCTCGCGGTCGACCTGGCGCCCCGCCACATCAGCGTCATCGCGCTGCATCCGGGCTGGGCGGCGACGGAGCCAGGGGGCCGCGTGCCGGTCGCGGAGAGCGTCGCCGGCATGCGCGGCGTGCTCCATCGCGCCGGGCGGCATCACACCGGCATCTTCCAGACCTATCACGATCAGCCTCTGCCCTGGTGA
- a CDS encoding sugar ABC transporter permease, whose protein sequence is MALPAASDRRPTSFLRRTQTRQTMLVWCFLAPSLLIFLLYRILPLAWNVVLSFQAWSPLRPAVFIGLDNYEEMLTDDVFWQSLWNTVFIILSAPVGIALALGLALLVNSNISGRNVYRTLIFLSYPLMTVAVAIIWRWMYDERVGLLNYVARLLHLTDTPIPFLNSFVWALPSVVVANIWQMLGFYMIILLTGLQNIPSSLFEAAEIDGATASDRFWRITLPLLRPSIFLCFVIGMLNSVTSFDLVYVMTGGGPGRATEILVTYIYKLGFVQTRFDYAAAVTVVFFVFLIAVAWAANRLSGGNAGARDME, encoded by the coding sequence ATGGCCCTGCCTGCCGCGTCCGACCGGCGGCCCACTTCGTTCCTGCGCAGGACCCAGACGCGCCAGACCATGCTGGTCTGGTGCTTCCTGGCGCCGTCGCTGCTGATCTTCCTGCTCTATCGCATCCTGCCGCTGGCCTGGAACGTCGTGCTTTCGTTCCAGGCCTGGTCGCCCCTGCGGCCGGCGGTCTTCATCGGCCTCGACAATTACGAGGAGATGCTGACGGACGATGTCTTCTGGCAGTCGCTCTGGAACACGGTCTTCATCATCCTGTCCGCGCCGGTCGGCATTGCGCTGGCGCTCGGGCTGGCGCTGCTCGTCAACTCCAATATCAGCGGGCGCAACGTCTATCGCACGCTGATCTTCCTCTCCTATCCGCTGATGACGGTCGCGGTCGCGATCATCTGGCGCTGGATGTATGACGAACGCGTCGGGCTGCTGAACTATGTGGCGCGGCTGCTGCACCTCACCGATACGCCGATCCCGTTTCTGAACTCCTTCGTCTGGGCGCTGCCATCGGTCGTGGTCGCCAATATCTGGCAGATGCTCGGCTTCTACATGATCATCCTGCTGACCGGGCTGCAGAACATCCCGAGTTCGCTGTTCGAAGCGGCTGAGATCGACGGCGCTACGGCGAGTGACCGTTTCTGGCGCATCACGCTGCCGCTGCTGCGGCCCTCGATCTTCCTGTGCTTCGTCATCGGCATGCTGAATTCGGTCACCAGCTTCGATCTGGTCTATGTCATGACCGGCGGCGGCCCCGGCCGCGCCACCGAGATCCTCGTCACTTACATCTACAAGCTCGGCTTCGTGCAGACACGGTTCGACTATGCCGCCGCTGTCACGGTCGTGTTCTTCGTCTTCCTGATCGCGGTCGCCTGGGCGGCGAACCGGCTCTCCGGCGGCAATGCCGGCGCCAGGGACATGGAATGA
- a CDS encoding SMP-30/gluconolactonase/LRE family protein produces MKTEIETVLPGPFALGEGPCWHGGEGALYFVDALAPAIHRWSPAGGLDTWPMPEIVGSFAIRRGGGLIASLQTGFATVDLTNGGVQSLVDPEPEKPANVLNDGKCDRKGRFWCGSRDGALKDPSGALYRLDPDFSVQRMDQGFIVSNGIAFSPDDRTMYFADSRAETVFAYDFDIDTGTISNRRVFFSTRDIEGRCDGATVDAEGFYWCALVHGGKIARVDPKGRFDRLIDMPVKHPTMCTFGGDGLDVLYVTSAASMLSEAERANNPQAGNLFAIHGLGVKGLPEPLFAG; encoded by the coding sequence ATGAAGACCGAGATCGAGACTGTTCTGCCCGGCCCTTTCGCCCTGGGAGAAGGACCGTGCTGGCATGGCGGCGAAGGCGCTCTCTACTTCGTCGACGCGCTGGCACCGGCGATTCATCGCTGGTCTCCGGCTGGTGGGCTCGATACCTGGCCGATGCCCGAGATCGTCGGCTCCTTCGCGATCCGGCGCGGCGGCGGGCTGATCGCCTCGCTGCAGACCGGGTTTGCGACCGTCGACCTGACGAACGGGGGCGTGCAATCCCTCGTCGATCCGGAACCGGAAAAGCCGGCCAATGTCCTCAACGATGGCAAATGCGACCGGAAAGGCCGCTTCTGGTGCGGCTCGCGCGACGGCGCCCTGAAGGATCCCAGCGGCGCGCTCTACAGGCTCGATCCCGACTTCAGCGTACAGCGCATGGACCAGGGTTTCATCGTCTCGAACGGCATCGCCTTTTCGCCGGACGACCGCACGATGTATTTCGCGGATTCACGGGCTGAAACCGTCTTCGCCTATGATTTCGATATCGACACGGGCACGATTTCCAATCGCCGCGTCTTCTTCTCGACCCGCGACATCGAGGGCCGTTGCGACGGTGCGACCGTCGACGCGGAAGGCTTCTACTGGTGCGCGCTGGTGCATGGCGGCAAGATCGCCCGAGTCGATCCGAAGGGTCGCTTCGACCGGCTCATCGACATGCCGGTCAAGCACCCGACCATGTGCACCTTCGGCGGCGACGGGCTCGACGTGCTCTATGTCACGAGCGCCGCCTCGATGCTGAGCGAGGCCGAGCGCGCGAACAATCCCCAGGCGGGAAACCTATTCGCGATCCACGGCCTCGGCGTGAAGGGGCTGCCGGAACCGCTCTTCGCCGGTTGA
- the araD gene encoding L-arabinonate dehydratase, translated as MPLPSRRPEELRSARWYSAEGMRAFAHRQRMQQMGLRREEFMGRPVIAILNTWSDLSPCHAHLRERAEAVKRGIIRAGGYPVELPALSLGEVMVKPTTMLYRNFLAMEAEELLRQHPIDGAVLLGGCDKTTPGLLMGALSMDLPAIFCPAGPMLNSSWRGTRVGAGTHTMKYWNDYRAGVLSDSELVEIEGISTRSPGTCNTMGTASTMTSIVDALGLTLPFASSIPAMDSAHTRMASACGERIVEMVWEDLKPSRLLTQGSVRNALHVDVALSGSTNAAIHLVAIARRAGLSISLDDFDAIARQTPILANIFPAGNYLMEDFYFAGGLGGLMSRLNDRLDLGARNVLGQTLEEALGRARIVDEDVIRPLSNPVSEMPAIAVLRGNLAPDGAVIKPSAASPALMVHRGRAVVFDGPAALARGVEDPDLDVDENSVLILRGAGPVGAPGMPEWGALALPKKLLAKGVRDMVRISDARMSGTHYGTCVLHVAPEAHVGGPLALVETGDEIVLDVPNRRLDMLVDDAELARRRAVWKQPPPHYGRGYGMLFQRAVTQADKGCDFDFLEHGPPTAEPGIF; from the coding sequence ATGCCGTTGCCGTCCCGCCGTCCCGAAGAACTGCGCAGCGCTCGCTGGTACTCGGCAGAAGGCATGCGCGCCTTCGCCCACCGCCAGCGGATGCAGCAGATGGGCTTGCGCCGCGAAGAGTTCATGGGGCGGCCGGTGATCGCGATCCTCAACACCTGGAGCGACCTGTCGCCCTGCCACGCGCATCTGCGCGAGCGGGCCGAGGCGGTGAAGCGCGGGATCATTCGCGCCGGCGGGTACCCCGTCGAGTTGCCCGCCCTGTCGCTCGGCGAGGTCATGGTGAAGCCGACCACCATGCTCTACCGCAACTTCCTCGCCATGGAGGCGGAGGAACTGCTGCGCCAGCACCCGATCGACGGCGCCGTGCTTCTCGGCGGCTGCGACAAGACCACGCCAGGCCTGCTGATGGGCGCGCTCAGCATGGACCTGCCGGCGATCTTCTGTCCCGCCGGCCCGATGCTGAACAGCAGCTGGCGCGGCACGCGCGTCGGCGCCGGCACGCATACGATGAAGTACTGGAACGACTATCGCGCCGGGGTGCTCAGCGACAGCGAATTGGTCGAGATCGAAGGCATTTCGACGCGTTCCCCCGGAACCTGCAACACGATGGGCACCGCCTCGACGATGACCTCGATCGTCGACGCCTTGGGGCTGACGCTGCCTTTCGCCTCGAGCATTCCCGCCATGGACTCCGCCCATACCCGCATGGCTTCCGCCTGCGGGGAGCGGATCGTCGAAATGGTCTGGGAGGACCTCAAGCCCTCGCGCCTCCTGACGCAGGGCTCGGTACGCAATGCCTTGCACGTGGACGTCGCCCTCTCGGGATCGACCAATGCGGCGATCCATCTCGTCGCCATCGCCCGGCGGGCCGGGCTCTCGATTTCGCTCGACGATTTCGATGCGATCGCCCGGCAGACACCGATCCTCGCCAACATTTTCCCGGCCGGCAACTATCTGATGGAGGATTTCTACTTCGCCGGCGGCCTCGGCGGGCTCATGTCGCGGCTCAATGACCGGCTCGATCTCGGCGCCCGCAATGTCCTCGGACAGACGCTGGAGGAGGCGCTGGGCCGGGCGCGGATCGTCGATGAGGACGTCATCCGGCCGCTCTCGAATCCGGTGAGCGAGATGCCGGCTATCGCCGTCCTGCGTGGCAATCTCGCGCCTGACGGCGCCGTGATCAAACCGTCTGCCGCGAGCCCCGCACTGATGGTCCACCGCGGGCGGGCCGTGGTCTTCGACGGACCCGCCGCCCTCGCCCGAGGCGTCGAGGACCCCGACCTCGACGTCGACGAGAACAGCGTGCTGATCCTGCGCGGGGCCGGCCCCGTCGGCGCACCGGGCATGCCGGAATGGGGCGCATTGGCTCTGCCCAAGAAGCTCCTTGCGAAAGGCGTCCGGGACATGGTGCGCATCTCGGATGCGCGCATGAGCGGCACCCATTACGGCACCTGCGTGCTGCATGTAGCGCCCGAAGCGCATGTCGGCGGCCCGCTGGCACTGGTCGAGACCGGCGACGAGATCGTTCTCGACGTGCCCAACCGCCGCCTCGACATGCTGGTCGACGATGCCGAGCTCGCGCGTCGCCGGGCGGTCTGGAAGCAACCGCCGCCGCATTACGGGCGCGGCTATGGCATGCTGTTCCAACGCGCGGTAACGCAGGCCGACAAGGGCTGCGATTTCGACTTCCTCGAACATGGCCCTCCAACAGCGGAGCCGGGCATTTTCTGA
- a CDS encoding carbohydrate ABC transporter permease: MMRRSPTWPIHLALMAVCFVMLVPFYWVLKTSVSGENIFTYPPNIIPRNPNLFYYVDVWYAIPFARYFLNSIIVSVITIAANIVFNAMAGYALTRQFRGKGFILVLFLSCMMVPFQATIIPAYLITGKLGLLNSYLGLALPQFSTIICIFVFKASFDAIPGSLIDAAKVDGLPEWRIVWTIMLPLAKSAMATNVILSFIWSWNNFLWPLIMTRTPEMQTLPLGLARFLSYQEDTTGALYAFCIMVLAPGILLFLLAQKEFIQGLTSGATKG; this comes from the coding sequence ATGATGCGCCGCTCTCCGACCTGGCCGATCCATCTGGCCCTGATGGCCGTCTGCTTCGTGATGCTGGTGCCCTTCTACTGGGTGCTGAAGACATCCGTCTCGGGCGAGAACATCTTCACCTATCCGCCCAACATCATCCCGCGGAATCCGAACCTCTTCTATTATGTCGATGTCTGGTACGCGATCCCCTTCGCCCGCTACTTCCTCAACAGCATCATCGTCTCGGTCATCACGATAGCGGCCAACATCGTCTTCAACGCGATGGCGGGTTATGCGCTGACGCGCCAGTTCAGGGGCAAGGGCTTCATCCTCGTCCTGTTCCTGTCCTGCATGATGGTTCCGTTCCAGGCGACGATCATTCCGGCCTATCTGATCACCGGCAAGCTTGGGCTGCTCAACTCCTATCTCGGCCTCGCCCTGCCGCAGTTCTCGACGATCATCTGCATCTTCGTGTTCAAGGCGAGCTTCGACGCGATCCCGGGTTCGCTGATCGATGCGGCGAAAGTCGACGGCCTGCCGGAATGGCGCATCGTCTGGACGATCATGCTGCCGCTGGCGAAATCCGCCATGGCGACGAATGTGATCCTCTCCTTCATCTGGTCTTGGAACAACTTCCTTTGGCCGTTGATCATGACGCGGACGCCGGAAATGCAGACGCTGCCGCTCGGTCTGGCACGTTTCCTGTCCTACCAGGAGGATACCACCGGCGCGCTCTATGCGTTCTGCATCATGGTGCTGGCGCCCGGCATCCTCCTGTTCCTGCTGGCGCAGAAGGAATTCATCCAGGGGCTCACCTCCGGCGCGACGAAAGGCTAG
- a CDS encoding carboxypeptidase-like regulatory domain-containing protein — MDAYPSSRPRGWRKWLLNRFVLVPAVILAIAGAWDLYASTHDDGLVLGQVIDAQGKPVEGAEVTLWVFSFTTFAENRTVKTGSDGTFRITGNPSHNIQVSAVKPGIGTSQRVPIRLYFRSQNTTLSAPLVLSGSA; from the coding sequence ATGGATGCTTATCCCAGCAGCCGGCCACGGGGCTGGCGGAAATGGCTGCTCAACCGCTTCGTGCTCGTTCCGGCCGTCATCCTGGCGATCGCCGGCGCCTGGGACCTCTATGCCTCGACCCATGATGACGGGCTCGTGCTCGGACAGGTGATCGATGCCCAAGGCAAGCCGGTCGAAGGGGCCGAGGTCACGCTCTGGGTCTTCAGCTTCACCACCTTCGCCGAGAACCGCACCGTCAAAACCGGCAGCGACGGCACCTTCCGCATCACCGGCAACCCGTCGCACAACATCCAGGTCAGCGCGGTGAAGCCGGGGATCGGCACCTCCCAGCGCGTGCCGATCCGGCTCTATTTCCGCTCGCAGAATACGACGCTCTCCGCCCCGCTCGTCCTCTCAGGCAGTGCCTGA
- a CDS encoding sugar phosphate isomerase/epimerase, which produces MKTIRGPGLFIAQYLGKSPLYSDIDGVSGFAAQNGFKALQVPVHDKAIIDTDRLEDSGYIDSWHSTIKRHELVVSEIAAHRAGQLLAVHPAYDQIMDAFAPAPLRGDPETRQRYADQELRRAITLAARIGAGKLATFSGGLLWPFFYPYPPPPPGLIERGFAALAARWRPLLDHADKLGVDICFELHPGQDLHDGASFAAFLARVDDHPRAKLLYDPSHLRLQHLDYLGFIDRWYARIGAFHVKDAEFRPSPDRGVYGGYGDWIDRPGRFRSPGDGDIDFAGIFSSLTRYGYDGWAVLEWECCLKNAFDGAREGSRFIADHIIRTTERGFDDGMRRSAPSGELDRMLGLRS; this is translated from the coding sequence TTGAAAACCATCCGCGGCCCGGGTCTGTTCATCGCTCAGTATCTCGGAAAATCTCCGCTCTATTCCGATATTGACGGCGTTTCCGGCTTCGCGGCACAGAACGGCTTCAAGGCCCTGCAGGTGCCCGTCCACGACAAGGCGATCATCGACACCGATCGACTCGAAGATAGCGGTTACATCGATAGCTGGCATAGCACCATCAAGCGTCACGAGCTGGTGGTGAGCGAGATCGCCGCTCATCGTGCAGGCCAGCTTCTGGCGGTCCATCCAGCTTATGACCAGATCATGGATGCGTTCGCGCCTGCTCCGCTTCGCGGCGACCCGGAGACACGCCAGCGCTACGCCGATCAGGAACTGCGGCGCGCGATCACGCTCGCCGCACGGATCGGCGCCGGCAAGCTCGCGACCTTCTCCGGCGGGTTGCTCTGGCCGTTCTTCTACCCCTACCCACCGCCTCCGCCCGGCCTGATCGAACGCGGGTTCGCGGCGCTCGCAGCGCGTTGGCGCCCCTTGCTCGATCATGCCGACAAGCTTGGCGTCGACATCTGCTTCGAGCTACACCCCGGACAGGATCTGCATGACGGGGCGAGCTTCGCTGCCTTCCTCGCACGGGTCGACGACCATCCTCGCGCAAAACTCCTCTACGACCCCAGCCACCTGCGGCTGCAGCATCTCGACTACCTTGGCTTCATCGACCGCTGGTACGCGCGGATCGGGGCCTTCCACGTCAAGGACGCCGAGTTCCGCCCGAGCCCGGACCGCGGCGTCTATGGCGGCTACGGCGACTGGATCGACCGGCCCGGACGTTTCCGCAGCCCGGGCGACGGAGACATCGACTTCGCCGGAATATTCAGCAGCCTGACCCGCTACGGCTATGACGGCTGGGCGGTGCTCGAATGGGAGTGCTGCCTGAAGAACGCCTTCGATGGCGCACGCGAAGGCTCGCGTTTCATCGCCGATCACATCATCCGCACCACGGAGCGCGGTTTCGACGACGGCATGCGCCGTTCCGCGCCATCGGGCGAACTCGACCGCATGCTGGGGCTGAGATCATGA
- a CDS encoding sugar ABC transporter substrate-binding protein yields the protein MDRRTIIKGGLAAAGTVAMPAYLRAQSNRKLSILTWNIADQEALFKEEFADFKAQNPGVEIEWLDKKGPELPAFYQTQLVAGTAPDIIDLQGMIWVEWAANGALLDLTPYMQKEPDVAKLYNQDYLGSFVYDKKNYVVPFYIAKTLLFYNKLMFKEAGLSAPPKTFDEVVNFSQAMAKGEKTGFLTLNFDWLYWPLMQMNGIELLKADMKTPAFNTPKTIEVLDKLAKATASGGINKIAWTGRWVEPNGAFASGNVGMLQAHSASYFFVKGQAPWVNADTLGAVQNPGNWSTPTNHGLAISKSSKNPDLAWALVKHMTGNKWATEFSVRRRILTGNIAADKTGLEKVKADDPLAHAVLLTQLEHTDKMCGNWPLPNDAQVKDAFWPEVQNAVLGRKDAKTALADAERAVTRVMRRS from the coding sequence ATGGACCGCAGAACGATCATCAAGGGCGGCCTGGCCGCGGCGGGCACGGTCGCGATGCCGGCCTATCTACGAGCGCAGTCGAACCGCAAATTGAGCATCCTGACCTGGAACATCGCTGACCAGGAGGCCTTGTTCAAAGAGGAGTTCGCCGACTTCAAGGCGCAGAATCCAGGCGTCGAGATCGAATGGCTCGACAAGAAGGGGCCGGAGCTGCCGGCCTTCTACCAGACCCAGCTCGTCGCCGGCACGGCTCCCGACATCATCGATCTGCAGGGGATGATCTGGGTCGAGTGGGCGGCCAACGGCGCCTTGCTCGATCTGACGCCCTACATGCAGAAGGAGCCGGATGTCGCGAAGCTCTACAATCAGGATTACCTGGGAAGCTTCGTCTACGACAAGAAGAACTACGTCGTTCCTTTTTATATCGCCAAGACGCTGCTTTTCTACAACAAGCTGATGTTCAAGGAGGCGGGCCTCTCGGCGCCGCCGAAGACGTTCGACGAAGTCGTCAATTTCAGCCAGGCGATGGCGAAGGGTGAAAAGACGGGCTTCCTGACGCTGAATTTCGACTGGCTCTATTGGCCGCTGATGCAGATGAACGGCATCGAGCTGCTGAAGGCCGATATGAAGACGCCGGCCTTCAACACGCCGAAGACGATCGAGGTCCTCGACAAGCTCGCCAAGGCGACGGCCTCGGGCGGGATCAACAAGATCGCCTGGACCGGGCGCTGGGTGGAGCCCAACGGCGCCTTCGCCTCCGGCAATGTCGGCATGTTGCAGGCCCACTCGGCCTCGTACTTCTTCGTCAAGGGGCAGGCGCCCTGGGTCAATGCGGATACGCTCGGAGCGGTACAGAATCCGGGCAATTGGTCGACCCCGACCAATCATGGCCTCGCCATCTCGAAATCCTCGAAGAACCCGGATCTCGCCTGGGCGCTCGTCAAGCATATGACGGGCAACAAATGGGCGACCGAGTTCTCCGTCCGGCGCCGCATCCTCACCGGCAACATCGCTGCGGACAAGACAGGGCTGGAGAAGGTCAAGGCTGACGACCCGCTGGCGCATGCCGTGCTGCTGACGCAGCTCGAGCATACCGACAAGATGTGCGGCAACTGGCCTCTGCCGAACGACGCGCAGGTCAAGGATGCCTTCTGGCCCGAGGTCCAGAATGCGGTACTGGGCCGGAAGGATGCCAAGACGGCGCTGGCGGACGCCGAGCGCGCCGTGACGCGCGTCATGCGTCGTTCCTGA